A genomic segment from Pyrodictium occultum encodes:
- the aroB gene encoding 3-dehydroquinate synthase: protein MSLERSRWRVEDSIEVEIVVGPGARRELGRLAREAGPYSAAALVADGGAPRGPLRDLAEALRAAGLPVYEKTLPGGEGVKNLETLVGLWGWMAGHGLPRDTLLVAYGGGAVSDTAGFAAATYMRGIDWATVPTTLLSMADAAVGGKTAVNLSAKNIVGAFHHPRIVLADVELAETLPREDYVSGLAEVVKHALLEGREFLDWLRRSAGRLLERDLAVLTEAVRRSLDAKMRIVARDYRERKGDRMLLNLGHTVAHALEKATGYTMRHGHAVAVGLVVEGIAASLKLGLPRETVEEVRELLASLGLPIAPPRELDPRSALEAVKLDKKRRGGRILVPMLRAVGDPVIVEMELGEALSLLEEAWRIAAGAGGE from the coding sequence ATGAGCCTCGAGAGGAGCCGCTGGAGGGTAGAGGACAGCATAGAGGTTGAGATTGTTGTCGGCCCCGGAGCCCGCCGGGAGCTGGGCCGGCTAGCCCGGGAGGCGGGCCCCTACTCCGCCGCAGCCCTCGTGGCGGACGGGGGCGCGCCCAGGGGCCCCCTACGCGACTTAGCCGAGGCGCTGCGCGCCGCGGGGCTCCCCGTCTACGAGAAGACGCTCCCGGGAGGCGAGGGGGTCAAGAACCTCGAAACCCTCGTCGGCCTCTGGGGCTGGATGGCGGGGCACGGGCTCCCCAGGGACACGCTCCTAGTCGCCTACGGCGGGGGAGCGGTCTCCGACACCGCGGGCTTCGCCGCCGCCACCTACATGAGGGGCATAGACTGGGCCACGGTGCCGACAACCCTCCTCTCTATGGCCGACGCCGCGGTAGGCGGGAAGACAGCGGTCAACCTCTCAGCCAAGAATATCGTCGGCGCGTTTCACCACCCGAGGATAGTACTGGCCGACGTGGAGCTCGCAGAGACCCTGCCCAGGGAGGACTATGTCTCCGGCCTCGCGGAGGTAGTGAAGCACGCCCTCCTAGAGGGGAGAGAGTTCCTAGACTGGCTCCGCCGCAGCGCCGGGCGCCTCCTGGAGCGCGACCTCGCCGTGCTCACCGAGGCTGTCAGGAGGAGCCTCGACGCGAAGATGAGGATAGTGGCCAGGGACTATAGGGAGAGAAAGGGGGACAGGATGCTCCTCAACCTGGGCCACACGGTGGCCCACGCGCTGGAGAAGGCCACGGGCTACACGATGCGTCACGGCCACGCGGTAGCCGTGGGCCTCGTTGTGGAGGGTATAGCGGCCTCCCTTAAACTGGGCCTGCCCAGGGAGACGGTGGAGGAGGTCAGGGAGCTGCTCGCCAGCCTAGGCCTCCCCATCGCGCCACCACGGGAGCTAGACCCGAGGAGCGCTTTGGAGGCGGTGAAGCTGGACAAGAAGAGGCGCGGCGGCCGCATACTGGTCCCCATGCTCCGCGCCGTGGGCGACCCGGTGATAGTCGAGATGGAGCTTGGGGAGGCGCTGAGCCTCCTAGAGGAGGCGTGGAGGATTGCGGCGGGGGCCGGCGGGGAGTAG
- a CDS encoding type I 3-dehydroquinate dehydratase, whose amino-acid sequence MRRGPAGSSLLERVACIPRPAPPGRLAEEALSAGCRLVELRLDILGYSRAEARQALERLSPHGVRVIATLRDAGEGGRYSGPAEEKLETLLYMLDHGAWLIDVEYRFPLLDEALRQAPGRVLASIHDFRWTPPPEVLYSYAGDMLRRGAAVAKIATMARSLGDNWRILGVNARWPGRVAAFAMGRRGRLSRILAPLIGGALTYASLGDPVAPGQLSLEELLEAWRLMGVLGEEA is encoded by the coding sequence TTGCGGCGGGGGCCGGCGGGGAGTAGCCTCCTGGAGAGGGTGGCCTGCATACCCAGGCCCGCGCCGCCGGGGAGGCTCGCGGAGGAGGCCCTCTCGGCCGGCTGCAGGCTCGTCGAGCTGAGGCTCGACATCCTAGGCTACAGCCGCGCCGAGGCCCGCCAGGCGCTGGAGAGGCTGTCCCCGCACGGGGTGCGCGTCATAGCCACCCTCCGCGACGCGGGGGAGGGAGGCCGCTACAGCGGCCCCGCCGAGGAGAAGCTGGAGACGCTCCTCTACATGCTCGACCACGGCGCCTGGCTGATAGATGTGGAGTACCGGTTCCCCCTGCTAGACGAGGCCCTCCGCCAGGCCCCCGGCCGGGTGCTCGCCTCGATCCACGACTTCCGCTGGACCCCGCCCCCGGAGGTGCTCTACAGCTACGCCGGCGACATGCTGCGCCGGGGCGCCGCGGTGGCGAAGATAGCTACCATGGCCCGGAGCCTGGGGGACAACTGGAGGATCCTCGGCGTCAACGCCAGGTGGCCGGGCAGGGTGGCAGCCTTCGCCATGGGGAGGCGCGGGAGGCTCTCAAGGATACTGGCCCCCTTGATAGGCGGGGCCCTCACCTATGCTAGCCTCGGCGACCCGGTGGCGCCGGGCCAGCTGTCCCTGGAGGAGCTGCTCGAGGCCTGGAGGCTCATGGGCGTGCTGGGGGAGGAGGCCTAG
- the trpD gene encoding anthranilate phosphoribosyltransferase, whose amino-acid sequence MTAAVADLPRLLEDLLSGRGMGFEEARSVALEMLRGGLDDVAIAAILVALRAKGETAETVAGFSAALRETCVKVPAGGLEPIDTAGTGGDGAHTLNASTAAAIVAASLGARVAKHGNRGVSSRSGSADFMEALGYRIDHGPAEAACMLSRAGFAFLYAPRYHPAMKRVMPVRRRLGIRTVFNLVGPLSNPAGVRRQVLGVARPELLEVMAGAARLLGYERLLLVHGEPGIDEVSVSGRTTVYEIRGGRVEEYSIEPEDLGLGRHRLADLRVEAPGESVERFLAVARGAGRRQDRDFIAANAAAAIYAAGLAGSLRDAAEQALQALGDGTVAAYLERLVEACRACCG is encoded by the coding sequence GTGACCGCGGCTGTGGCCGACCTCCCCAGGCTGCTGGAGGACCTGCTCTCCGGCCGCGGCATGGGCTTCGAGGAGGCCAGGAGCGTCGCCCTAGAGATGCTCCGGGGCGGCCTGGACGACGTGGCTATAGCGGCGATACTGGTCGCCCTGAGGGCCAAGGGCGAGACAGCGGAGACGGTGGCGGGCTTCTCGGCAGCGCTGCGCGAGACCTGCGTGAAGGTGCCCGCCGGGGGCCTGGAGCCGATAGACACCGCCGGCACCGGCGGAGACGGGGCCCACACGCTCAACGCCTCCACCGCGGCCGCGATAGTCGCCGCTAGCCTGGGCGCCAGGGTGGCCAAGCACGGTAACCGCGGCGTGAGCAGCAGGAGCGGGAGCGCCGACTTCATGGAGGCCCTGGGCTACCGGATCGACCACGGCCCCGCCGAGGCCGCCTGCATGCTCAGCCGCGCCGGCTTCGCCTTCCTCTACGCGCCCCGCTACCACCCGGCAATGAAGAGGGTGATGCCGGTCCGCAGGAGGCTCGGGATAAGGACGGTCTTCAACCTTGTGGGCCCCCTCTCCAACCCCGCCGGGGTGCGCCGCCAGGTGCTCGGCGTCGCGAGGCCCGAGCTGCTCGAGGTCATGGCGGGGGCGGCCCGGCTGCTGGGCTACGAGAGGCTCCTCCTGGTCCACGGCGAGCCAGGGATAGACGAGGTCAGCGTCTCCGGCAGGACCACCGTCTACGAGATCCGGGGCGGCAGGGTGGAGGAGTACAGCATAGAGCCCGAGGACCTGGGGCTCGGCCGCCACCGGCTGGCGGACCTCCGGGTGGAGGCGCCCGGGGAGAGCGTGGAGCGCTTCCTAGCCGTGGCCCGCGGCGCCGGGAGGAGGCAGGACCGCGACTTCATAGCAGCCAACGCGGCCGCGGCAATCTACGCTGCAGGGCTGGCGGGGAGCCTCAGGGACGCCGCCGAGCAGGCCCTCCAGGCCCTCGGGGACGGCACAGTGGCGGCCTACCTTGAGAGGCTCGTGGAGGCCTGCAGGGCTTGCTGCGGCTAA
- the aroC gene encoding chorismate synthase, with translation MPLGRMLRLTIFGESHGCCIGAVLEGVPPGIPVSSEEIDRELALRRPGRRFTTPRREEDRVEILSGVYMGHTTGAPLAMIIRNRDVDSSFYEQVVRHRPRPGHADLTARLRSMGFNDYRGGGPFSGRLTAAVVAAGAVAKKIAGLHGVEFYAYLRGLGHAECPEPRELMERGSEALEELRRERNRSPFFCHDPDASKRMEEALVEAVKAGDSLGGLVEVWILGTPPGLGEPPFDTLDGDLAKAFFAIPGARGFEIGLGMKAARMRGSEATDELTLGPGGEPLPTPGHSGGVLGGLSAGAPIVARVAFKPTSTIRRPLRTIDWRGLDEAVITGRGRHDPAIAVRAVPVVEAMAALVVADHLLRWLPWRLEHYHRLERGLLAAFPPPPGRPDKEVKEEHQRAPQERGEGPDEGG, from the coding sequence TTGCCTCTGGGCAGGATGCTCCGCCTAACCATATTCGGGGAGAGCCACGGCTGCTGCATAGGCGCAGTGCTCGAGGGCGTGCCGCCGGGCATACCGGTCTCCAGCGAGGAGATAGACAGGGAGCTGGCCCTCCGCCGGCCCGGGAGACGGTTCACCACCCCGAGGAGGGAGGAGGACCGGGTCGAGATACTCTCCGGCGTATACATGGGCCACACGACCGGAGCACCCCTGGCGATGATAATACGCAACCGGGACGTGGACAGCAGCTTCTACGAGCAGGTCGTCCGCCACCGCCCCCGCCCGGGCCACGCCGACCTAACCGCGAGGCTCCGCAGCATGGGGTTCAACGACTACCGCGGCGGGGGCCCGTTCTCCGGCAGGCTCACGGCGGCAGTGGTAGCCGCCGGAGCAGTGGCCAAGAAGATAGCGGGGCTCCACGGTGTAGAGTTCTACGCCTACCTCCGGGGCCTCGGGCACGCCGAGTGCCCCGAGCCACGGGAGCTCATGGAGCGGGGCTCCGAGGCGCTCGAGGAGCTGAGAAGGGAGAGGAACCGGAGCCCCTTCTTCTGCCACGACCCCGACGCCTCCAAGAGGATGGAGGAGGCCCTGGTGGAGGCGGTCAAGGCCGGCGACAGCCTCGGAGGCCTCGTGGAGGTCTGGATCCTCGGCACGCCGCCAGGCCTCGGCGAGCCCCCCTTCGACACCCTTGACGGCGACCTGGCGAAGGCCTTCTTCGCCATACCGGGCGCCAGGGGCTTCGAGATAGGCCTCGGGATGAAGGCTGCCAGGATGAGGGGCTCGGAGGCGACAGACGAGCTCACACTGGGCCCCGGCGGCGAGCCGCTCCCCACCCCGGGCCACAGCGGGGGAGTGCTTGGAGGCCTCTCCGCCGGCGCCCCGATAGTGGCCAGGGTTGCTTTCAAGCCCACCTCGACGATAAGGAGGCCGCTGAGAACCATAGACTGGCGCGGCCTGGATGAGGCAGTCATAACCGGCAGAGGCCGCCACGACCCTGCCATAGCGGTCCGCGCCGTCCCCGTAGTGGAGGCCATGGCGGCCCTGGTGGTGGCCGACCACCTGCTCCGCTGGCTCCCCTGGAGGCTGGAGCACTACCACCGGCTCGAGAGAGGCCTTCTAGCCGCCTTCCCCCCTCCCCCTGGGAGGCCGGACAAGGAGGTAAAAGAGGAGCACCAGAGGGCCCCCCAGGAGCGTGGCGAGGGCCCAGATGAGGGGGGCTAG
- the aroF gene encoding 3-deoxy-7-phosphoheptulonate synthase, whose product MDCRLVLREHGEPVRFHIRGVEVNGDKPLIIAGPCSVESREMIIETAMAIKRILVDELGFTNVVLRGGAWKPRTSPYSFQGHGARALEWLREAGDKTGLPVATEVLDPRDVGTAAEYVDAIWVGARNMQNTPLLRELAKAGKPVLLKRHFGATINEWLCSAEYLLAGGLEEVALIERGTRGINEYARFTLDITVVPIIREVSRLPIIVDVSHPAGRRSLVPPLAKAALAAGAHGVMIEVHPSPDKALSDAKQQLSFDMFEKLARELRGAGLI is encoded by the coding sequence ATGGACTGTAGGCTCGTCCTCCGGGAGCACGGGGAGCCGGTGCGCTTCCATATACGCGGCGTCGAGGTCAACGGTGACAAGCCCCTCATAATAGCGGGTCCCTGCAGCGTCGAGAGCAGGGAGATGATAATAGAGACCGCCATGGCTATAAAGAGGATACTCGTCGACGAGCTGGGCTTCACCAATGTGGTGCTCCGGGGAGGCGCCTGGAAGCCCCGCACGAGCCCCTACAGCTTCCAGGGCCATGGCGCCAGGGCGCTTGAATGGCTCCGCGAGGCCGGCGACAAGACGGGGCTCCCCGTCGCCACCGAGGTGTTGGATCCGAGGGACGTGGGGACTGCGGCGGAGTACGTTGACGCGATATGGGTGGGGGCCCGGAATATGCAGAACACCCCGCTCCTCCGCGAGCTGGCCAAGGCAGGGAAGCCCGTGCTCCTCAAGAGGCACTTCGGCGCCACGATAAACGAGTGGCTCTGCAGCGCCGAGTACCTCCTAGCCGGCGGCCTGGAGGAGGTGGCACTGATAGAGAGGGGGACGAGGGGGATAAACGAGTACGCCCGCTTCACCCTCGACATAACCGTGGTGCCAATAATAAGGGAGGTCTCGAGGCTGCCCATAATAGTCGACGTGAGCCACCCCGCAGGCCGCCGCAGCCTAGTCCCGCCCCTGGCCAAGGCAGCCCTCGCGGCGGGAGCCCATGGGGTGATGATAGAGGTCCACCCCAGCCCCGACAAGGCGCTGAGCGACGCGAAGCAGCAGCTCAGCTTCGATATGTTCGAGAAGCTCGCCAGGGAGCTGAGAGGTGCCGGGCTGATATGA
- the trpA gene encoding tryptophan synthase subunit alpha, which produces MALSRPGFSVYLTIGFPEPARFPQALEALEACVDFYELGLPTARPKYDGPTVRASHRRVVARGLRGLEALRLLERTSVGKPFTLMAYMEDYAGSLRGLMEAAASAGAGCVLLPDLAFDYPGELDRYVEESERAGLRPCFFASSRFPHAWLQRYAALDPLYIYLGLQPATGVELPIAVEKNVRLARRLVGDRYLLTGFAIRHPEAAAALIRAGADAVVVGSAVLRALEEGGVEEARGLACSIHRAVHSAARGAA; this is translated from the coding sequence ATGGCTTTGAGCCGGCCGGGGTTCAGCGTCTACCTGACCATCGGGTTCCCCGAGCCGGCCCGGTTCCCCCAGGCCCTCGAGGCCCTCGAGGCCTGTGTCGACTTCTACGAGCTCGGCCTGCCCACGGCGAGGCCCAAGTACGACGGCCCGACGGTGCGCGCTAGCCATAGGCGCGTCGTGGCGAGGGGCCTCCGGGGCCTAGAGGCGCTGAGGCTCCTTGAGAGGACCAGTGTGGGGAAGCCATTCACCCTAATGGCCTACATGGAGGACTATGCTGGGAGCCTGCGGGGCCTCATGGAGGCCGCTGCCAGCGCTGGCGCGGGCTGCGTGCTGCTGCCCGACCTAGCCTTCGACTACCCCGGCGAGCTGGACCGCTACGTCGAGGAGAGCGAGAGGGCCGGGCTCCGGCCCTGCTTCTTCGCCTCCAGCAGGTTCCCCCACGCCTGGCTCCAGCGCTACGCGGCCCTCGACCCGCTCTACATCTACCTAGGCCTCCAGCCCGCCACCGGTGTGGAGCTGCCGATAGCGGTGGAGAAGAACGTGAGGCTCGCCAGGAGGCTTGTCGGCGACCGCTACCTGCTCACCGGCTTCGCCATCCGCCACCCGGAGGCAGCCGCCGCCCTGATACGCGCCGGCGCCGACGCCGTGGTAGTGGGCTCGGCGGTGCTGCGCGCCCTGGAGGAGGGAGGCGTCGAGGAGGCCAGGGGGCTGGCCTGCAGCATCCACCGGGCTGTCCACAGCGCTGCCCGCGGGGCTGCGTAG
- a CDS encoding TrpB-like pyridoxal phosphate-dependent enzyme — MVPRYWYNIVADLPEPLPPLIDPLDDEESRIALLVRILPSRLIDEEYTLSRLIPIPERIREAYARAGRPTPLLRAEGLERALGVSGRVRIYYKYEGALPTGSHKLNTALPQVYYALLDGAEEVATETGAGQWGLAVATAAAMLGVKATVFMTRSSYERKKPRRLAMQAMGATVYPSPSRVTEAGRRALEERPDHPGSLGLAITEAIEYVLGNPKRRYVAGSVMESVVTHQTVIGQEVLQQLPEEPDYMVACVGGGSNLAGFTYPAIGMRLRGEGFEKTRFVAAESAAAPRLTKGSYRYDGLDTGLVLPLARMYSLGKDYVPPPIHAAGLRYHGAAASLSLLRRLGLVEAVAYGQEEVFEAARIFARSEALLPAPESAHAIRAVIDIARRAPKGTVIAFNLSGHGLMDIDAYETLSSRIVEGRLPEPTGTRR; from the coding sequence GTGGTGCCCAGGTACTGGTACAACATTGTGGCGGATCTCCCGGAGCCGCTGCCGCCCCTCATCGACCCGCTCGACGACGAGGAGTCGAGGATAGCGCTGCTGGTGAGGATACTCCCCTCCAGGCTGATAGACGAGGAGTACACGCTGAGCAGGCTCATCCCGATACCAGAGAGGATACGCGAGGCCTACGCCAGGGCGGGGAGGCCTACCCCGCTGCTCCGCGCCGAGGGGCTGGAGAGGGCGCTGGGCGTGAGCGGGAGGGTGAGGATCTACTACAAGTACGAGGGCGCCCTGCCCACGGGGAGCCATAAGCTGAACACGGCGCTACCCCAGGTCTACTACGCGCTCCTGGACGGAGCGGAGGAGGTGGCCACCGAGACGGGGGCGGGCCAGTGGGGCCTCGCGGTCGCCACAGCGGCGGCCATGCTGGGTGTCAAGGCGACGGTGTTCATGACTAGGAGCAGCTACGAGCGGAAGAAGCCCAGGAGGCTCGCAATGCAGGCCATGGGCGCCACGGTGTACCCCAGCCCCAGCAGGGTCACCGAGGCTGGGAGGAGGGCGCTGGAGGAGAGGCCCGACCACCCCGGTAGCCTGGGCCTCGCCATAACGGAGGCTATAGAGTACGTGCTTGGGAACCCCAAGCGCCGCTACGTAGCCGGCTCAGTCATGGAGAGCGTCGTTACCCACCAGACGGTGATAGGCCAGGAGGTTCTCCAGCAGCTGCCGGAGGAGCCGGACTACATGGTAGCCTGCGTCGGCGGAGGCAGCAACCTGGCCGGGTTCACCTACCCCGCTATAGGGATGAGGCTCCGCGGCGAGGGCTTCGAGAAGACCCGCTTCGTGGCGGCTGAGTCGGCGGCAGCCCCCCGGCTGACGAAGGGGAGCTACAGGTACGACGGCCTAGACACCGGCCTGGTCCTCCCCCTGGCGAGGATGTACAGCCTCGGCAAGGACTACGTGCCGCCCCCGATACACGCTGCCGGGCTCCGCTACCACGGGGCCGCCGCGAGCCTCTCGCTGCTGCGCAGGCTCGGTCTGGTGGAGGCCGTGGCCTACGGCCAGGAGGAGGTGTTCGAGGCGGCCCGGATCTTCGCCCGCTCCGAGGCCCTGCTCCCGGCGCCGGAGAGCGCCCACGCGATAAGGGCTGTGATCGACATCGCCCGCCGCGCGCCCAAGGGCACGGTGATAGCTTTCAACCTCAGCGGCCACGGGCTCATGGATATCGACGCCTACGAGACTCTCTCCTCCAGGATAGTCGAGGGCAGGCTCCCCGAGCCCACGGGGACCAGGAGGTGA
- a CDS encoding transketolase yields the protein MGGDALGIRLERLHEIARRARRRVVRMGVVERSVHVGASLSVLDILVAIYFGRGLRRSGEKPTERDWLILSKGHAVPALYAVLAEAGVIPEEKLEKIRAIDGLEGHPDFTTSGVDVSTGSLGQGLSIAAGIAYAMRLDGTEDRHRVYVILGDGELDEGQVWEAAATVSHLGLRSVVAIVDVNGFQLDGPVEAVKTKGDLAARWRSLGWSVIEVDGHDYEMFLEALRAADVAGRPTVVLAYTRRGKGLGFLEASGGQHIDPKHAGSFTE from the coding sequence ATGGGGGGAGATGCCCTTGGAATTCGGCTCGAGAGGCTCCACGAGATAGCCCGCCGCGCCCGCCGCCGCGTCGTGCGGATGGGCGTGGTTGAGAGGAGCGTGCACGTGGGGGCCTCGCTCAGCGTTCTCGACATACTGGTCGCGATCTACTTCGGCAGGGGGCTCCGGAGGAGCGGGGAGAAGCCTACCGAGAGGGACTGGCTCATCCTGAGCAAGGGCCACGCCGTCCCAGCCCTCTACGCGGTTCTCGCTGAGGCCGGTGTCATACCCGAAGAGAAGCTGGAGAAGATAAGGGCTATAGACGGGCTCGAGGGCCACCCAGATTTCACCACCAGCGGGGTCGATGTCTCCACCGGGAGCCTCGGCCAGGGCCTCAGCATAGCGGCCGGCATCGCCTACGCTATGAGGCTTGACGGGACGGAGGATAGGCACCGGGTATACGTCATACTGGGCGATGGGGAGCTTGACGAGGGCCAGGTCTGGGAGGCGGCAGCCACGGTCTCCCACCTCGGGCTCCGGAGCGTGGTCGCCATCGTTGATGTTAACGGCTTCCAGCTCGACGGGCCCGTGGAGGCTGTGAAGACGAAGGGCGACCTGGCGGCTAGGTGGAGGAGTCTAGGCTGGAGCGTCATCGAGGTCGACGGCCACGACTACGAGATGTTCCTGGAGGCGCTGAGGGCCGCCGACGTGGCGGGGAGGCCGACGGTGGTGCTCGCCTACACCCGTAGGGGGAAGGGTCTAGGCTTCCTGGAGGCTAGCGGGGGGCAGCACATTGACCCTAAGCATGCAGGGAGCTTCACCGAGTAG
- the lpdA gene encoding dihydrolipoyl dehydrogenase: MPGSRRYDLVVVGGGPGGYPAAIHAARAGLRVALVEERALGGECTNYGCIPSKALHRLAEAASVASRIARVEVDARKALEEARRVVARLRSGLESLMEGYGVEVLRARARLRSGRAVEAGGSVLEAERIVLAPGTVPAYPPGLEPDGRLVHDNRSIVSLEDLPSRLLVVGGGPAGVEYAETMARLGAEVTLVEMMPRLLPSMDRDLSLAARRVLRELGVRVYTSTRVAGLERHGDTVVAVLDKGERLEVDAVLVVTGRRPATRGLGLEELGVEVDEKGYIRVDERMATSAPGVYAAGDATGPPLLAHKAMAQSIVAGVNAAGGNAAYKPRAVPLVVYTEPELLQVGYTLEEARRAGYDAAEARIRLGGVASAVIEGAEAGLVKLVYDRRSLKLLGVVIAAPRASEIAGEAALAVERGLTLEEVAGLIHPHPSLVEALGEAAAAALGRPTHYLVKRRGR, encoded by the coding sequence TTGCCCGGCTCCAGGCGCTACGACCTCGTCGTGGTCGGAGGGGGCCCCGGCGGCTACCCCGCGGCGATCCACGCCGCCCGGGCCGGCCTACGGGTGGCGCTGGTCGAGGAGCGGGCGCTGGGGGGAGAGTGCACCAACTATGGCTGCATACCCAGTAAGGCCCTCCACAGGCTCGCCGAGGCGGCCAGCGTTGCCTCGAGGATAGCCCGGGTCGAGGTAGACGCCCGCAAGGCCCTGGAGGAGGCTAGGAGGGTTGTGGCGAGGCTCCGCTCCGGCCTCGAGAGCCTCATGGAGGGCTACGGGGTTGAGGTCCTGCGGGCCCGCGCCAGGCTCCGCAGCGGCCGCGCAGTAGAGGCGGGGGGCAGCGTCCTGGAGGCGGAGCGTATAGTGCTCGCTCCGGGCACGGTGCCCGCCTATCCCCCGGGCCTGGAGCCCGACGGCCGCCTAGTCCATGATAATAGGAGCATAGTCTCCCTCGAGGACCTGCCCTCTAGGCTGCTTGTTGTGGGCGGCGGCCCGGCGGGCGTAGAGTACGCCGAGACCATGGCCAGGCTGGGGGCCGAGGTAACCCTTGTCGAGATGATGCCCAGGCTCCTCCCGAGCATGGACCGCGACCTCTCCCTGGCCGCGCGCCGCGTCCTCCGCGAGCTGGGCGTGAGGGTCTACACCTCGACGCGTGTAGCCGGCCTCGAGAGGCACGGGGACACGGTGGTAGCTGTGCTTGATAAGGGGGAGAGGCTGGAGGTCGACGCCGTCCTCGTGGTCACGGGGAGGAGGCCCGCCACCAGGGGGCTGGGCCTCGAGGAGCTGGGAGTAGAGGTGGACGAGAAGGGCTACATAAGGGTGGACGAGAGAATGGCCACCAGCGCCCCCGGGGTCTACGCGGCGGGCGACGCTACCGGGCCGCCGCTCCTGGCCCACAAGGCTATGGCCCAGTCCATAGTGGCGGGGGTCAACGCGGCCGGCGGCAACGCCGCTTACAAGCCCCGGGCGGTGCCACTCGTTGTCTACACCGAGCCGGAGCTGCTCCAGGTAGGCTATACGCTCGAGGAGGCCAGGAGAGCGGGTTACGACGCCGCGGAGGCCCGGATAAGGCTGGGGGGAGTGGCCTCCGCGGTGATAGAGGGCGCTGAGGCGGGCCTGGTGAAGCTCGTCTATGACAGGCGCAGCCTCAAGCTACTGGGGGTGGTGATTGCGGCGCCCCGGGCCTCGGAGATCGCCGGCGAGGCGGCGCTCGCGGTGGAGAGGGGCCTCACGCTGGAGGAGGTTGCCGGCCTCATCCACCCCCATCCATCCCTGGTGGAGGCGCTGGGGGAGGCGGCTGCGGCCGCGCTCGGGAGGCCGACCCACTACCTGGTGAAGAGGCGGGGCCGCTAG
- a CDS encoding transketolase family protein, giving the protein MQGASPSSPGGLGTIRDAVGKALLYLGDADPDVVVVTADVARSTRTAWFGERFPERFVNIGISEQDLVDFAAGLALAGKRPYAAAFAMFMMRAWEQIRNTVDRMRLDVKLVATHSGFSDHGDGASHQSLEDIALMRVLHNMTVVVPADPPQAYKALVRVHEQVRGPVYFRVGRDYSPLVTDPGAEYRLGRLEILRDGSDVALVSAGPLLAQVLEAARMLGERGVSAAVANLHTVKPLDEEGLERLARATGLVVVVEEHLPRGGLFGAVAEALAQRYPAPVYPVAARGYGHSARSVLDLYREHGLLAEQIARRVLELLAGREG; this is encoded by the coding sequence ATGCAGGGAGCTTCACCGAGTAGCCCGGGTGGCCTCGGCACCATTAGGGATGCTGTGGGCAAGGCGCTGCTCTACCTAGGCGACGCCGATCCAGATGTGGTAGTGGTCACCGCCGACGTCGCGAGGAGCACGAGGACCGCCTGGTTCGGCGAGAGGTTCCCGGAGAGGTTCGTGAACATCGGGATCTCGGAGCAGGACCTGGTGGACTTCGCCGCCGGGCTCGCGCTGGCCGGGAAGCGGCCCTACGCCGCCGCCTTCGCCATGTTCATGATGAGGGCCTGGGAGCAGATAAGGAACACCGTGGATAGGATGAGGCTCGACGTGAAGCTGGTGGCTACCCACAGCGGGTTCAGCGACCACGGGGACGGGGCGAGCCACCAGAGCCTCGAGGACATAGCGTTGATGCGCGTGCTCCACAACATGACCGTGGTGGTGCCTGCCGACCCGCCGCAGGCCTACAAGGCTCTGGTAAGGGTGCACGAGCAGGTGAGGGGCCCGGTCTACTTCCGCGTCGGCCGCGACTACTCGCCGCTGGTTACCGACCCCGGGGCCGAGTACAGGCTCGGGAGGCTCGAGATCCTGCGTGACGGGAGCGACGTGGCGCTGGTCTCCGCCGGGCCCCTCCTGGCCCAGGTGCTCGAGGCCGCTAGGATGCTCGGTGAGAGGGGCGTCAGCGCCGCTGTGGCCAACCTCCACACTGTTAAGCCGCTGGACGAGGAGGGGTTGGAGAGGCTGGCCAGGGCTACCGGGCTTGTCGTCGTGGTTGAGGAGCACCTGCCGAGGGGAGGGCTCTTCGGCGCCGTGGCCGAGGCGCTTGCGCAGCGCTACCCGGCCCCCGTGTACCCGGTGGCCGCGAGGGGCTACGGGCACAGCGCGAGGAGCGTGCTCGACCTCTACCGGGAGCACGGGCTCCTGGCCGAGCAGATAGCGAGGAGGGTGCTGGAGCTGCTCGCGGGGAGGGAGGGGTGA